The nucleotide sequence AGCTCATGGTTACTTTGGCGCGATATTTTGCTGAGCATTAGCTTTTTATATGGAATTTTTGGGTTGATGAAATTATTATGAAACCTGACTTTAGACGATCGATGATTTGGCTGCATACTTATTCAGGTTTGGTCATTGGCTGGTTATTATTTACCATTTTTTTAACCGGTACGCTGAGTTATTTTAACCCAGAAATCACCCAATGGATGAAGCCTGAATTAACGCATGTATCATCAAATAACAACATGGTTAATCGCTCACTTAACCAGCTACATAAAAGAGGCATAGATGCCGACAGATGGCGTATTTATTTACCTGATAATAGAAACCAACATTGGTCTATTCAATGGAGTCATGGTAGAAAAAGGCAAAGTCTGAGTTTAGGACCTAATGAAGGTGAACTAGTAACGCCTAGAGAGTCAGCAGGTGGAAACTTTTTTCGGGTATTTCATTACACACTACAACTGCGCGGATATGGTGGCCGATACATAGCCGGTATAGCAGCAATGTTCATGATAGTAGCCATATTTAGTGGCATTTTTACTCATCGCCGTTTTTTTCGAGACTTTTTTACGCTACGTTTATCTAAATTGTCAAAAACCTTAACTGATTTTCATGCTATTGCTGGTGTAGTGACTATTCCATTTTGTTTAATGATTTGTACCAGTGGCATTATGATCTACGCGGTAATGTATATGCCATTCAGTGCCGAACAATATGCAGGTAGTGAAAGAGACTTAAGCAAAACACTCAGCCCCGGTTTAGTAGAAATAAATAAAAATACCCGACACCAATCCCCTATTCGTGACTTTGCTGTCATACAGCGCCAAATTAAAGAGCAATGGCCTGGAGAGCAGCAAATTCGACGAATTACGTTTGAACAACCTTTTAGTCAAGATGGGCGTATTATTGTCGACAGGATCAAAGATTTAACCGTATCTAGTCAATCAGAGCGTTTAGTGTTTTCGTCTCACAGCGGAGAGGCTTTAATGGGTTATCCGCAAGCAAGTACAGCAACCCAAGTTAGGCGTGTTTTTTTTGGTTTACATGAAGCCCATTTTGCCGATATTGGTTTACGTTGGTTATTGTTTTTACTGGGACTGCTATCCAGTGCGCTTATTGCCACCGGATTAATTATTTGGTTAAACAAACGTCTTGAAAAAGTAAAGCAACGTCATATTGGACACTTTATTGTCGAACGCTTAAATATCACCACTATTGCTGGTTTACCCTTAGCCATAGCGGCCTATTTTATTGGCAATAGATTATTACCCCTTGATATAGCAAACAGAGCCAACACTGAGGTACAGGTGTTTTTAATCGCTTGGTTAATCTGCTTGTTGCACAGCCTTTTACGTCCGGCAAAAAAAGCATGGATTGAACAACTATTGCTTGGAGCGATAGCTTATTATTTATTACCGATACTAGATATTTATCAAAACAGTCAATTGATGAAAAATGCCATATTAAATGCTAATTATACTTATCTGACCTTCAATATTTTCATTTTATTTACCGGTTTCGCGTTAATGAAAACAGCTTTCTGGTTAAGAGGAAAAAATTCAACTCATGAACACTCAAATACCAAAGTAGCCAAACAATGTTAGTCAGTATAATTGCACAGGCAATGGGTTTGATATGTTTATCTTTAGCAATGAATAAACATTTTAAACTAGTTTTTAACAGCAATCCCACTTCAATAGTCAGCTTGGTATTAACATTATCAGGTTGGTTGCTGATCAGTTTATCCATTTTATTAGTTGTGCTGCTTAGCAGCCATATTAGTATTGCGGTTATCTATTGGTTAGCTATTTTATCCATCAATATATTGCTCTTAACACTAATACATTGTCGATTTTCTTTAAGAAAATAATCATTAGGATTAATCTATAATCGCTTGGAGGTAATCACACCCTGTCGCTGTGAATTATCTATA is from Colwellia sp. Arc7-635 and encodes:
- a CDS encoding PepSY-associated TM helix domain-containing protein; this encodes MIWLHTYSGLVIGWLLFTIFLTGTLSYFNPEITQWMKPELTHVSSNNNMVNRSLNQLHKRGIDADRWRIYLPDNRNQHWSIQWSHGRKRQSLSLGPNEGELVTPRESAGGNFFRVFHYTLQLRGYGGRYIAGIAAMFMIVAIFSGIFTHRRFFRDFFTLRLSKLSKTLTDFHAIAGVVTIPFCLMICTSGIMIYAVMYMPFSAEQYAGSERDLSKTLSPGLVEINKNTRHQSPIRDFAVIQRQIKEQWPGEQQIRRITFEQPFSQDGRIIVDRIKDLTVSSQSERLVFSSHSGEALMGYPQASTATQVRRVFFGLHEAHFADIGLRWLLFLLGLLSSALIATGLIIWLNKRLEKVKQRHIGHFIVERLNITTIAGLPLAIAAYFIGNRLLPLDIANRANTEVQVFLIAWLICLLHSLLRPAKKAWIEQLLLGAIAYYLLPILDIYQNSQLMKNAILNANYTYLTFNIFILFTGFALMKTAFWLRGKNSTHEHSNTKVAKQC
- a CDS encoding DUF3325 family protein; this encodes MLVSIIAQAMGLICLSLAMNKHFKLVFNSNPTSIVSLVLTLSGWLLISLSILLVVLLSSHISIAVIYWLAILSINILLLTLIHCRFSLRK